AGATGGCGGCCCTGCGCCGCGTGGCGCTGCAAATCACCTGGGATGATCAACCCAGGCCTGCCGTGTGGTGCCCCGTGGGAGACTTCTTCGGCACGGCGCCCGGCTGGAACAAGTACAAGAGCTTCCTCACGGGCGTGACAGACGAAGGCGGCTACGCCTACTGGTACATGCCCTTTGCCAAGCGCGCGCGTATCGAGGTGATCAACGAGGACACCGTGCCGCGTCAGATCGAATATAAGGTGATTGTGGCTCCTTTAGATCGGCCGTTTGAAGGGCTTGGCTACTTTCACTGCAAATGGCATCGGGACACCTTCGAGGTCCCACCCGATCGCTGGCCAGACTGGTCGCTTCTCCACACCGAGGGGCGCGGCCGGTATCTTGGCGTGATGCTGCACGTGTGGAATCCTCTCGGTGGCTGGTGGGGCGAAGGAGACGAGAAATTCTTTGTGGACGGTGAAAAGTATCCGTCCACCTTCGGTACAGGCTCCGAGGACTATTTCGGTTATGCGTGGTGTGATCCACACCTTTTCCAGCGGGCATACCACTGTCAAACAATGACGCAGAACAACAAGGGGCATCAGTCGGTGTTCCGCTGGCAACTCGTGGATAACGTGCCCTTCCACACCAGCTTTGATGGCTACATCGAGAAGTACTTCCGTACCGAAGAACGCGGCACCCAGTATGCGGTGACCGTGTGCTGGTACCTTGATCCCCAGGGGAAGGACCCTTACGACCCGGTCCCCGTGGAACAACGTCACGATTACTACGTGAAAAAGGCGCTCAAGATTGCCGGCTTTCGCATTCTGAACGAGCCGCCGGGAAATCTGGAGGCCCAGGGAATGCAGCACTTTCCCCTCGGTAAATGGAGCAACAATGACCACCTGTGGTGGACGGGGGCCAAACCCGGCGATGTGCTGGAAGTAGGATTCGAAGCCCCGAAAGATGGCAAGTATCAGGTGGCCGTCATCCTCACCAAGGCGCGGGATTATGGCATCGTTCAGCTTTCGATCAATGGCCAGAAGGCGGGCGATCCCATCGACCTTTACAATCCTGAGGTCATTCGTACCGAGCCCATCCCGCTGGGTACTTTTGAACTCAATAAAGGGGAGAATACGCTCCGCGTGGAGATCGTGGGTGCTAATGAAAAGGCCATCAAAGCCTACATGTTCGGGTTGGATGATGTCGTCCTTACACCGATTGAGTAGCGGGGCTTGCCAGTCCAGCAACTGCGCTTCTTGCTGCAACTGAGTGAAGAGTCCAAGCTTTCCCGGGCTGCCGTTCATGCGGCAGCCTTTTTTACAGAGATTGCCTGGGCAGACTCGTGCGGCACATTCAAGGCTCGCACCCAGGCGGAAACAATCACTGCCAAATAGAAGGGGAGCGAAACTGCCAGGGCCACCGCCAGGCCCAGCGCCGTCCCGCGCATTCCCCACCACGCGGTGAAAACCGGTGAAAGGATGAGCAGGACGAGCACGGTTACCCCCCGGATCACCATATGCTGTCGAAACGCCCCGAGGGATTCGACGCCGCGTCCCAGCACGCTGGTCATGAAGAGGATGCAGGCGGCCACCACAATCCAGCGTAGAAATGTCGGATCCTCGAGAATCCGCGGTGTGAGAATCAAAGCGAGCAGTTTTTGACCGATGACCGTCTCAACCAAGGCAAAAGGCAATAAGGCGAACAGGATTGTGACGCCCATGAAACGACTCAACAAAAAAACGTAGCGTCGAAGTTCCAGAGCGTGATAACACCGCGCCAGTCGGGGGGCGAGGGCGTTGGCCATCGCGCTCACAAAGAGCTGGCCTACCGCGGCCACCTGGAGGGCAGAAGCAAAGACGGCCAGAGCTTCTTCTCCCAAGGCCATATCCACCACGTAGCGTGGGATGTTGGTGATCAAATTGATTTCAAAATTGACCACTCCGGCGGGAAGGCTTTCCCAGATGATTTTGAGCCATCCGGCGTGCGGTCGCTGCCATTGAATGATTTCCACCGGTGTGGGAGGTGAAGAGTTGGAACCTGTCCCCGGAGCTCCTTGCGAAAGAACCATACCGGCAAGGAGGCGCGAAACGTGCGGCCGTGTCCATCCGAAAAAGACTGCCCCTGCCGCCAGAGCGTCCGCGCAAGCGGCTGCAAAGGCTCCTCCGCCCACTGCCAGTGCCCCCGCTATCACCACTAAACTGAGGCCATACCGCAGCAGGAAGCCCGCCCCGATCCGATCCATCCGCTCTTCCCGTTGCAGCACTGCATAGCCGATGTCGGCGAGAGAATCGAACATTCGGCCCGTGGCCACAATGAACACCAAACCGACGAAAGCCGGGTTCGCTGTGTACACCAGAGCGGCCAGCGGCGCAACAAGCCATGCCATACTAGCGCCGACGACTCGGATGGAAAAATAGTCCTGAAATGGAAAGCGACGTCGCACGTCGCACACGAGAAGATTGCGAAGCCCCAATTCAAAAGCGGCGAAGATCGGCGTGCCAAGGGCCAACGCGGCGACCCACCGCCCGGCTTCCGCCAATCCTCCCAACTTGATCAGAAGCACGAGAACGAGCAGCCTTGAGACCGCCTGAGTCACGTTACCGGAGAGATACCAGGCAAAGTTCTGCCGAATGGAAAGCGGCGGCAGGGCGGATGACTGGCGGAACGCCACAATACGGCACGCAGGTGTTTCTTCGGGGCTGTTCGCCGGTTTCGATGGAGACATGTTTTCTCTGTACCCGGCCTCGCAAGGAAGGCGATCCATCAGGGTTGAGCAGATTCCGAGACAGGCGATGATCCGGTCGATTGGCGATCGTGTGACGCGAGAAAGTGCGGTCCGGCAAGGGGGTGGCCGGTGGGTGGGGAGGTCATGCCGACGGGTTGATCAAGCTCTGACGCGGCAGGCCGGTAGTGATATCCATATGACCGAGCCTTCCAGCCTGCCAGGAGCCAAATCACCATTTTTTCCGCAAAGCTCAATTTCGACTGCCATTCAACGTCCGGTCTCAGTCGGATATGACGCTGCATTCGCAGGCGATTCCCTGCCACGATATGACCGGGTTCGATCGGCCTATCAGAATGGAGAAGCTCTACCCACGGACCAGGCGGAATGGCGATAAAGCCTGCAAGCTGAAGCACGACCGGAGTCGGCTCGCTCACAAAGTCTTCGTAACGGACCAGAAGAGATCGACTTGTTTCGTGACGCCGCCGGACAAGATCGGCCATACTATTGACGAAGGTCCACGCCAGAGCGCTCCTCCAAACCGGCAAACCGCGGATATCGTGGGCAACTCCCGCCTGCTCGTCCGAGCGAAAACTCTTTTTGACAGACCAGGCAAAGCCCCGCACATCACGCACAAGATGAACCAGGTGCAGATCGATCAGGTCCAGGCGTTCCGCCATGAGAACCAGCGCCAATCCCCGGGCGGGATTCTTCGACGAATCCACCACCACGATCTTCTCCGTCACTTCGCAGATCGCCTGATAAAGCCCGGCGGTCCACTGGGCATAGGTAAGAAAATTTCCCCGCACGTCCTTACCGAGCTGCACCTGCTCGGGCGAGGGTCGAGAGAACATCTGCCACAGAACGCTCCGACGCTCCTCCACACGGTTTCGCAACTCTTCATAGGCCTCCAGATCGACCTGGGACCGTTTTTTCCACAACTCGGTGACGCGAGACCAGAGTTCGCATTCCGGGACACGTTGTCCACAGGAGCAAAGCCGCCGCTCGATCCAACCGTCGTGTACAAAGTTGCACAGCTCTCCCACGCTCTGGACAAGCGGATGCTGCCCCAGAAAGAGGTCGAGCACGGTCGAACCGCTCCGTCCGGCCCCCATAATGAACACCACATGGGGACGCTGAGGAATTCGCGAGGATGGCTGAGCGTGCGCAGGCATGATACCGTTTCCTCTCATTGGTCACTATGCAGCGTGATTTTTTTGATTGCAGTCCTTATGGCACGTAGGTAACTTCTTTTTCATGCAGCCCGGCGGACAGCGGGAATTTCCGGCTGACCCTGCGGACAATAATTTGGAACGATTCGCTGAAGCTCGGCAATGACTTGGCGGTCGTCGGCTTCTAAAAATCGCGACAGCCGGTCTATTGCGCGAAGGATCGCCTCCCGATTCACACGGGGACTGACAGCCACCCGAATCTTCTCGTGCCGTGTGGGGATCGTCTTTTCGTCGGCGGCCTGAAGCTCTTCAAAAAGTTTCTCTCCCGGCCGAAGCCCGACCACCTCGATTTCGATATCCCGACCGACTTCCAAACCAGAAAGGCGGATCATGTCCACGGCCAGGTCCACAATCCGGACCGGTTCGCCCATGTCGAGAACCATGATCTGACCACTTTCACCGATGATGCCCGCCTGAATCACCAAACCGGCAGCCTCGGGGATTGTCATAAAGAAACGCTCCATGCGGGGATCGGTGATGGTCACCGGACCGCCTTCCGCAATCTGCTGGCGAAAAATCTGCACCACACTGCCCGCGGAATCCAGCACATTTCCGAAGCGAACCGTTACAAATCGGCAGGGTGACACCTCGCGCATGGATTGGACATACATTTCCGCCACGCGTTTGCAGGCCCCCATCACGCTGGTGGGATTGACCGCCTTGTCGGTGGAAATCATCACGAACGATTCGGCTCCGTGCTGATGGGCGAGATCCGCCACATTGCGCGTGGCAAGGATGATGTTTTTGACCGCTTCCCCAGGATGCGCCTCCAACAATGGCACATGTTTGTAAGCCGCGGCATGGAACACGACGTCGGGTCGATACCGGGCAAAGAGGTTGTCCATCCGCCGACAATCGAGGACGTCAGCCAGAAGGACAGCAAGCTGGGTACGATGAACGCTTCCTGAAGTGCTAGCCAGGTGTTTCAGCTCGCGCTCGAGAAAAAACTGTCCGGTCTCGCTCCGGTCCACTAAAACCAGACACTTGGGATGAAAGCGAACGAGTTGCCTGGCGATTTCTGACCCAATGCTGCCCGCGCTGCCTGTCACCATCAGCACACGATCTTCCAGCCAATGCCGCAGGTTTTCCCATTCCAGAGCGACGGGATCGCGGCGAAGAAGATCCGTAATGGCGATGGGCCGGGGCTGGACCGAAACGCGTCCGGAAAGCAGTTGCTCGTAACTGGGAAGGACCTGAACGTGGATTCCTGTTTCCCTCGCTTCTTCCATCAAGCGGCGGATTTCACGTCCGCTGAGCGAGCCGCCTGCCAGGAAAACGTCCTTGACACCGAGTTTCTGGGCTAGCTCACAAGCTTGCTCCACGGTTCCGATGACGGGAACGCCCCCGATGCGTGTTCCGACCCGTCCCGCCTGCCGATCAATAAAGCCCACAACACGATAGCGGCAGGAAGAATGCCGATTGATCGCCCGGAGAAGATCCTCTCCCGCCTCGTCCGCTCCCACGATGAAAACCGGTGGATCATTGCTGAAGAAATTTTGCCAGGTTCGATCGCGAATTGCCCGCACGATCGCCCGGACTCCGCCCAGAATGAGCACGGTGTTTCCCCAATCAATGAGGAGAATCCCCCGCGGAACCATGCGGGGCGGGAGAAAAAAGCGATCGAAAATGACAACCGCCGCCAGCGCAGCCGTGCTCGCTTCAACCAGCACCAGAAGATCATAAAAGCTGAGAAACCTGGTCCAACTCCGGTGAATCCCAAAAGCTACAAAGACGAGAAGCTTGATAGCAACCACATAGGGAAGGGTCGTCCAAAACCACCGCAGGACTTCCCCCTGGTTCAGGCCGTCAAATCGCAGGTGAAAGGCACACAGGTAGCTTGCCACCAGGCCTACAACCAGCGCAGCAACGCCCAGCAAACTCTTTCCCAAGCTGGCCGGTGTGGCGGGTCGCCCGGTCGAGAATCGCACCCGCCGAAAAACTCCCCAGTCCCTTTTCCTGAGGAGGCGCCTCACCGTGACGACTGCGCTGCGGATTTTACCACAGCCACTCTTGAACTTGCTGGCGATTGAATCAGCATAACCGGCCCGGCCCCGCGGCTGGGATTCATTTTCTTCGCCGGAAAAACACTCCGACCCTTCCTCCCCGCGGACAACTCGCAGGTCGGGCGTCCGAGTGAATGGGACAATACCACGATCCTGATCAGATTGAGAACCTGTTCCGGAAATAGTCACGGCAACCTCCGTTGCTGCCGATGGAACGGGACATCCTTTTCCCGAGTTAATCCATATCCGAAGCCGTCCTCCGGAACAAGGGCATTAAATGAACCCGTCTGCCTTCAACTTCAACGACTCCTCCCAAAACCAGCAATTTCCCCGCCCGGCATGCGCGCCAGCCGCTCCGCCTCCAGCCGTTTGCTCGCTACGTCCTGGAGCCGCTTCTGCAGGGCCCGATGTCCCGGACGCCGTTGCACGCACCACCGGAGATGTTCTTCCGCCTCAGCGTACATTCCCACCTTTTCCAAGCTGATCGCCAGGTAGTAGCGCGCTCGATAACTGGCGGGATTGGCACGCACCGCCTCCCGAGCACAGGCGATGGCCTGTTCCTCATCGCCCGCATCCTGGAAGAGAAAGTACGCCTCCAACCAGAGATTGCTCCGTTCCTCCGACGCAACTTCATCTCTCGAGAGTGCCGCCTGAAGTGCCGAGGCATAAGTCCGCTGCAGCCGCGTTAACATCTCCGGAGGATACCGCTTCCGATAGAGCCGATACATCAGTCTCAGCGATTCTAGGTCCGGCTCGAACGTCTCCAGGAGAAACGCGATTTCCTGATCAACCAGCTCCGGCGGAGATCGGCCCACCAGAAAGCGCAGGAGGCGTTCCCGATACCAGGGGCCGCAGGAAAACGCCTTGCGCCACAGGGCAATGCCGTCCTCAAGCCGCCCTATAAATGCAAACTCAGCACCGATACGGAAGAGCAGGTCACCGTCATTCGGACGGACCGCCAGTGCCTGCTCGTACCATGTGAGGAGCGTTCCTTCGGATTCCCCACGCAAGAAAGACGTTTGCCCGAGAATAAAGTAGGCCTCCGCTTGCAGGGGACACAACCGGCAGGCAATCAACGATTCTTCGGATGCCCTGTCCAGCAATTCGACGTGATCCCCAAACGCGGCCCGCAGCCAGGATCTCAATTCCTGAACGGACGCAAACTGCGCATGAAGTGCTGCATCGCGAATCTGAGAGAGCGGCATTGGGTTGGCACAGCACGACTGCTGAAGATGGAACAACCGAAGGTAAGCCTTGGCCAGCCGCAGATGAGCCTCCGCGCGTTTCGGATCAAGACGCACGACATCCTGAAGACACCGAATCATTTCCCACTCTCGCTCAATTGCCTCCTTCAGTTGCTGGCCGAAAACTCCCTCCGGAGATTGGATTTCGGCGGGAGAAAAGGAATAGGTCCGGTCCGCCTGTTCTCTGTTTTCGGCGTCTTCATTCGGGATCGCGTCAGCACTGGCCGCCAAATCGGCCTGTGCATTCCCTCCCAACGCTTCTGTGCTGTCCAAATCCTGCACCGTTGCGGATTTGTCTTCACCCCGGAACAGTTCCTCGATATCGCCACTCTGCCGATAAAGGATAAGATAGCGATGCCAGGCCAGTTCCGCGAAACCGGCTCGGTATCGCTCCGTAAGAATCGGGGCTACTATAGGCAGGCTCAGCACCACGGCTAGCGATAACCCGAGTACGGGGAGAGTCAGCCGAGGCCTTCCTGTTTGAGCCAGTTCGGTCGCGCTGAACGGCTTTTGAAAAGTGGTTTGTGGGACGCTGGCAGACCTCACGCCGAGTCGTGCCAGTGCCGCAAGACACCCCGCAAGCACGCTGACCACGCCCGCGAGTGCCGGATTGTACCACACGTAATCCACCAGCCCATGCAGTGTAAAGGCGAGCAATCCCCCCGCAATGACAGCCGCCCCCGTGCGATGCCGTGAATCGCTGGCCTGTATCACGGCAACCCATGTCCATCGGGCAACCAGAATCAATCCCGCCAGCAAGATCAGGAAGCCAGGCAGGCCGGTTTCCAACAGGACCTGAAGAAAACCGTTTTCGGCGTGCGTGTAATAGTGCCCGCTGTACCGCGCGCTCTGATAATGGGGATGAACGACCGAAAAACTGCCGATTCCGCTGCCGGTCATCCAGAAATCCCGGGCCGCGCGCCACGTGTTCTGCCACACATGCGTTCTGGCCTGAGCTGAATCGATCTCAGACCATTGGAACCGGAACACCCCCTGCCATCGTGCGGTGACTGTTTGCGGCCCAATGATGGCAATTGCCGGAGCAATTACTGCCAGTCCGACGAGTGCGATCCACATCCACCGGCCACGAACCGCCCCGGCCCCAGCCAGCGCGACGCCGGCAACCAGCGCTGCCACCAGCGAGGCGGTAATCCCTCCCCGCGAAAATGACAGCAGCAATGCCACCACCACAACCGGGACAGCCATCCAGCACAGAAGATGCTGCTCCACAGCCGAATCGGTCGAAAAGCTGCCCGTCTTACTCGACCGTTTAGCCCGATCAGCAGGGCGTCTGTAGAGCAACCACCATAAGAGAGGCCCCATCCCCAGAGCAATGAATTCCGCAAAATGGTTGCGATTGACAAAGCTCCCCTTAACAGCGTCCCGAGTATGGGCAAACGGATGCTCATAAAACCAGAAGAATTTTCCGTTCGCAAAAAGATATTGAAGCAATCCAAAGCCAGCGACCACCACTATTCCCAAAGCAATAAACCGTAGATAGTGTTCCACATGTTCTATTTTCTGAATGCGATAAACCGTGGTCGCAAATAGGAAACTGTATCCAATCCACAATCCCAAACCGGGGCGCGTTTCCTGCGGCGCCAAACTGATGGTGCGCCACTCGCCCAGTACCGAAGCCGTGGCAGGACTCCGCCAGCCGGGCAGCAGATGATCCATGTGGGGTGAAAGCACATGCAACCAACCCGCAGGAAGCGGGCAGAGCTGAATGATCCCCAGCAAAACACCGCCGACGAGCACCCATTCCGCACCGCCCAGACGAACCGACCGCCTGGACAGGATGCCAGCCACCGCAGCCAGACTCGCGCTCATCAGAGCGGTGGCCAGCAGGACAGCCTCCGCCCACGGGCTGCGCCCGCCAAGCAGCAGGACTGTCAGCGCCAACCCGACAATCAGAACACCATCTGTTATACGGTGGATTAAAGAAATAACCGCTTTATTGTGCATTGGTCAACCATAGTTTTTATCCGCTGCTATCTATCCACATAACACGGCTGTCATAATACCGAATCACGCAACGCGCCGCGGAACAGTCCGCTCTGGAGTCGAGATTGATTCGGTGATCTCAGGGACTTCCTTTTCTTCATGGCTTTCATCAGGCTGACCATAGTAGTCGCCGGAATAGCCGCTGTAATCTTTTTCTTTTTCATTGGATAGTCTGTTAATCACGATGCCGAGTAACGGAATCTTTAAAAGGGCCAGGTATTCGGCAGCCCTGATGACGGCGCGCCGTTTATTCTTCTCGGGTTGCAGAACCAGGATGACACCATCCGCAAGGCGTCCCCAGATGGCGGTATCGCTGGCAAGGGGAGCAGGAGGACTGTCGATGATGACCTGGTCGTAGTGCTCGACCGCCCAGTTGAGAAGTTCCGCCGTACGAGGTCCAGCAAGCAACTCAGCAGGATTGGCCGGCCGACGCCCGCAGGGAAGGACGTCCAGGTCCGGCACGATGTTCTTTTTGAGACGAGCTTGGATGGCCTCGGCGATCGGGGCGGTATCGCGCAGCACCTCGGAGATGCCCGGTTCGCCCCGCAAGCCGAGAAGCTGGGTGAGACCGGGACGCCGCAAGTCGCCATCCACCAGCAACGTGCGTTTTCCCACATGTGCATAGGTGAGAGCGAGATTGGCGGAAACCGTGGATTTGCCGTCGCCCGGCTGCGTGCTTGTGACGACAACCGCCCCGGTTGGCCGATCGCTCAGTGCCAGGGCCGTCCTGAGCGTGCGGAAGCTTTCGCTGGCCGGGCTGTTGGGATCCGCCACTACCTCGAGAACTTCCACACCTTCACCCTCGCGTGGAGGCATCTCTCGAATGATGCTGAGCACCGGCGCGCGAAGCTGCCACTGGATCTCTTCAACGCTTCGGAATCGATCGTCGAGCACGTCCATCACATACACGACAAACATCCCCAGCGTCAAACCTCCCAGAATCACCATGATCAACACACGCGGGAGACTGGGCGACACGGGCGAACGGTTTTCCCTGGGCTCGGTAATCACCGAAGCGCGCAAATCCCCGGCCAGGTCAAGACTCGTAATCCGCCGGACCAACCCTCCGTAGAGTTCGCGTAATCCGGTAATGTCGTTTTTGAGCATCTCCAGTTGAGCAAGACCTCCCGCGAGATTGGCTGCCTCCTGCCGGGCCAGTTCGTACTGAGCCTGAAGCGACATTTCTTTCTGCCAGAGTTCATTCACCCGTTGACGAAGCGTACCCAACAGCATCTGGCTGAGTTCGGGGATATTCAGGTTGTCGAGTCTCGCCCGGAGACGATCCTGATAAGCCAGAAGAAATGCCTCGTTTGCGGCAATTCGTTGCTGCAGTGCCTGGACCCGCGGATGATTATTCCCAAATTCCTGAAGCAGACGTGCCAGCTCCACGCGATCCTCGACCACCTTTCTTTCGACTTCCAATCGGGCAGCCGTTTCTTCCCGGCTGAATCCCAACACACCCAGGAGAATCTGCTGACCGAGGGTGTCGTCTGCCGCAAAAAGATACTGGCGAATATCCGCCCCCTGCTGGACGGCGTTTTCCAACGCTTGAAGCGAGGCAGCCAGTTGCACGCGTTCTTTTTGGACCTCCACGAGGGCCTGGTTGAACGCCTTGGCCCTTTCCACGAGGGGGTGAACGGTCTGGGAATTGACACCCACGTCGAGGGCCCCGATTTGCTGGCTCAATTGCTGCAGGGCCTGTTCCTTTTCGCTCAACCGGGCGGCAATGTCATCTTTCTCTGTGGTCAAAATGCGAATGATTTCAGCGGTGGTACCCTGGGTCGTGCTTCGCATGAAATCCAGGTAGGACTGCACGACGGCGCCGACGATCCGAGCGGCCACACCCGGATCTTTAGAACGATATTCGACAGTAATAATATTCGTGCGGTACACGGCGCTGGCCGCCAAATTGCGCCGCAGTCCCTCCACCCACGTTTCGGGCTTGTCCATATTCAGATCGACAGCGAGGTCCTCCCGCGACAATTTCTGGATTGCTCCTTCCAGAACCTTGGCACTTGTGATGAGATTAACAAACGTGGGGATGAGGCTGTTTTCGCGACTGCCCTGGGCCTCAATCGTCGGCGAAAGCGCGTTATCTCCCGTTTGAAGTATAAGTAGTTCAGCTTTCGCGGAATAAATTCTGGGTGCTGTTGCATAATACAGCGCGCCAAGAAGCGCAACGGCCAGAAAAGCGCCCAGCATGATCTGCCACCGGCGCCTGACCGCCACGAGAAATTGGGCGATTGCATGGAGAATGTGTGAGGCAGAGTCAGGAACCGCCCATTGAATCCAGGAACTTTCGTTCATAGGCTCTTTTTTAATTTTAAATTTG
This is a stretch of genomic DNA from Thermogutta terrifontis. It encodes these proteins:
- a CDS encoding DUF2961 domain-containing protein produces the protein MMPLRRLPVLVCAALVLGASTGWAQTAYTYRDLLMQMLDPRAPAVLPADGEYCKQWSSWDRASQYDEATGKYINWAANGDGHHFIREENGMGVLAEMQGPGCIWRIWSALAQDGHVKIYLDGAEQPVVDLPFKKYFTGDTPPFNYPQLSYHLEDQGCRGQNLYMPIPYQKSCKIVAEKGWGRYYHFVYRTYPKGTQVPTFSAQLVAQHADLLKKINDFFAEKMGELPPVYAGMELETHGGGLELAPGAKESLELTGPKAIVAIKGKIKCGDRADEMAALRRVALQITWDDQPRPAVWCPVGDFFGTAPGWNKYKSFLTGVTDEGGYAYWYMPFAKRARIEVINEDTVPRQIEYKVIVAPLDRPFEGLGYFHCKWHRDTFEVPPDRWPDWSLLHTEGRGRYLGVMLHVWNPLGGWWGEGDEKFFVDGEKYPSTFGTGSEDYFGYAWCDPHLFQRAYHCQTMTQNNKGHQSVFRWQLVDNVPFHTSFDGYIEKYFRTEERGTQYAVTVCWYLDPQGKDPYDPVPVEQRHDYYVKKALKIAGFRILNEPPGNLEAQGMQHFPLGKWSNNDHLWWTGAKPGDVLEVGFEAPKDGKYQVAVILTKARDYGIVQLSINGQKAGDPIDLYNPEVIRTEPIPLGTFELNKGENTLRVEIVGANEKAIKAYMFGLDDVVLTPIE
- a CDS encoding lipopolysaccharide biosynthesis protein; its protein translation is MSPSKPANSPEETPACRIVAFRQSSALPPLSIRQNFAWYLSGNVTQAVSRLLVLVLLIKLGGLAEAGRWVAALALGTPIFAAFELGLRNLLVCDVRRRFPFQDYFSIRVVGASMAWLVAPLAALVYTANPAFVGLVFIVATGRMFDSLADIGYAVLQREERMDRIGAGFLLRYGLSLVVIAGALAVGGGAFAAACADALAAGAVFFGWTRPHVSRLLAGMVLSQGAPGTGSNSSPPTPVEIIQWQRPHAGWLKIIWESLPAGVVNFEINLITNIPRYVVDMALGEEALAVFASALQVAAVGQLFVSAMANALAPRLARCYHALELRRYVFLLSRFMGVTILFALLPFALVETVIGQKLLALILTPRILEDPTFLRWIVVAACILFMTSVLGRGVESLGAFRQHMVIRGVTVLVLLILSPVFTAWWGMRGTALGLAVALAVSLPFYLAVIVSAWVRALNVPHESAQAISVKKAAA
- a CDS encoding sulfotransferase; translation: MPAHAQPSSRIPQRPHVVFIMGAGRSGSTVLDLFLGQHPLVQSVGELCNFVHDGWIERRLCSCGQRVPECELWSRVTELWKKRSQVDLEAYEELRNRVEERRSVLWQMFSRPSPEQVQLGKDVRGNFLTYAQWTAGLYQAICEVTEKIVVVDSSKNPARGLALVLMAERLDLIDLHLVHLVRDVRGFAWSVKKSFRSDEQAGVAHDIRGLPVWRSALAWTFVNSMADLVRRRHETSRSLLVRYEDFVSEPTPVVLQLAGFIAIPPGPWVELLHSDRPIEPGHIVAGNRLRMQRHIRLRPDVEWQSKLSFAEKMVIWLLAGWKARSYGYHYRPAASELDQPVGMTSPPTGHPLAGPHFLASHDRQSTGSSPVSESAQP
- a CDS encoding polysaccharide biosynthesis protein — its product is MRFSTGRPATPASLGKSLLGVAALVVGLVASYLCAFHLRFDGLNQGEVLRWFWTTLPYVVAIKLLVFVAFGIHRSWTRFLSFYDLLVLVEASTAALAAVVIFDRFFLPPRMVPRGILLIDWGNTVLILGGVRAIVRAIRDRTWQNFFSNDPPVFIVGADEAGEDLLRAINRHSSCRYRVVGFIDRQAGRVGTRIGGVPVIGTVEQACELAQKLGVKDVFLAGGSLSGREIRRLMEEARETGIHVQVLPSYEQLLSGRVSVQPRPIAITDLLRRDPVALEWENLRHWLEDRVLMVTGSAGSIGSEIARQLVRFHPKCLVLVDRSETGQFFLERELKHLASTSGSVHRTQLAVLLADVLDCRRMDNLFARYRPDVVFHAAAYKHVPLLEAHPGEAVKNIILATRNVADLAHQHGAESFVMISTDKAVNPTSVMGACKRVAEMYVQSMREVSPCRFVTVRFGNVLDSAGSVVQIFRQQIAEGGPVTITDPRMERFFMTIPEAAGLVIQAGIIGESGQIMVLDMGEPVRIVDLAVDMIRLSGLEVGRDIEIEVVGLRPGEKLFEELQAADEKTIPTRHEKIRVAVSPRVNREAILRAIDRLSRFLEADDRQVIAELQRIVPNYCPQGQPEIPAVRRAA
- a CDS encoding O-antigen ligase family protein, which produces MALTVLLLGGRSPWAEAVLLATALMSASLAAVAGILSRRSVRLGGAEWVLVGGVLLGIIQLCPLPAGWLHVLSPHMDHLLPGWRSPATASVLGEWRTISLAPQETRPGLGLWIGYSFLFATTVYRIQKIEHVEHYLRFIALGIVVVAGFGLLQYLFANGKFFWFYEHPFAHTRDAVKGSFVNRNHFAEFIALGMGPLLWWLLYRRPADRAKRSSKTGSFSTDSAVEQHLLCWMAVPVVVVALLLSFSRGGITASLVAALVAGVALAGAGAVRGRWMWIALVGLAVIAPAIAIIGPQTVTARWQGVFRFQWSEIDSAQARTHVWQNTWRAARDFWMTGSGIGSFSVVHPHYQSARYSGHYYTHAENGFLQVLLETGLPGFLILLAGLILVARWTWVAVIQASDSRHRTGAAVIAGGLLAFTLHGLVDYVWYNPALAGVVSVLAGCLAALARLGVRSASVPQTTFQKPFSATELAQTGRPRLTLPVLGLSLAVVLSLPIVAPILTERYRAGFAELAWHRYLILYRQSGDIEELFRGEDKSATVQDLDSTEALGGNAQADLAASADAIPNEDAENREQADRTYSFSPAEIQSPEGVFGQQLKEAIEREWEMIRCLQDVVRLDPKRAEAHLRLAKAYLRLFHLQQSCCANPMPLSQIRDAALHAQFASVQELRSWLRAAFGDHVELLDRASEESLIACRLCPLQAEAYFILGQTSFLRGESEGTLLTWYEQALAVRPNDGDLLFRIGAEFAFIGRLEDGIALWRKAFSCGPWYRERLLRFLVGRSPPELVDQEIAFLLETFEPDLESLRLMYRLYRKRYPPEMLTRLQRTYASALQAALSRDEVASEERSNLWLEAYFLFQDAGDEEQAIACAREAVRANPASYRARYYLAISLEKVGMYAEAEEHLRWCVQRRPGHRALQKRLQDVASKRLEAERLARMPGGEIAGFGRSR
- a CDS encoding GumC family protein, producing MNESSWIQWAVPDSASHILHAIAQFLVAVRRRWQIMLGAFLAVALLGALYYATAPRIYSAKAELLILQTGDNALSPTIEAQGSRENSLIPTFVNLITSAKVLEGAIQKLSREDLAVDLNMDKPETWVEGLRRNLAASAVYRTNIITVEYRSKDPGVAARIVGAVVQSYLDFMRSTTQGTTAEIIRILTTEKDDIAARLSEKEQALQQLSQQIGALDVGVNSQTVHPLVERAKAFNQALVEVQKERVQLAASLQALENAVQQGADIRQYLFAADDTLGQQILLGVLGFSREETAARLEVERKVVEDRVELARLLQEFGNNHPRVQALQQRIAANEAFLLAYQDRLRARLDNLNIPELSQMLLGTLRQRVNELWQKEMSLQAQYELARQEAANLAGGLAQLEMLKNDITGLRELYGGLVRRITSLDLAGDLRASVITEPRENRSPVSPSLPRVLIMVILGGLTLGMFVVYVMDVLDDRFRSVEEIQWQLRAPVLSIIREMPPREGEGVEVLEVVADPNSPASESFRTLRTALALSDRPTGAVVVTSTQPGDGKSTVSANLALTYAHVGKRTLLVDGDLRRPGLTQLLGLRGEPGISEVLRDTAPIAEAIQARLKKNIVPDLDVLPCGRRPANPAELLAGPRTAELLNWAVEHYDQVIIDSPPAPLASDTAIWGRLADGVILVLQPEKNKRRAVIRAAEYLALLKIPLLGIVINRLSNEKEKDYSGYSGDYYGQPDESHEEKEVPEITESISTPERTVPRRVA